Below is a window of Diaminobutyricibacter sp. McL0608 DNA.
TGCTGGAATTCGATGGTGGTCGTTCGGAGGACGTGCCAGTCGGAGGCGAGGAGACGCACATCAGTGACGACCACTCGAGGATTGCGGTCGAGTCCGAGGCCCGTTCGGTCCAGATGGATGCGGCCTCGCGCGTCCGGTTCGTCGGCACCGTGCATCACGCACTCCCTTCGCCTGCCATGAGAAAGAAGAAAAGCAGAAAGCCCGGATTCCGTGGAATCCGGGCTTTCACTCGCAGGAGAACCTGCGTTTTGTTGCGGGGACAGGATTTGAACCTGCGACCTCTGGGTTATGAGCCCAGCGAGCTACCGAGCTGCTCCACCCCGCGGCACAAGAATTTACTCTAGCACGTCATCGCGAGGTCTCCGAACCGCCGGTGCACATCGCGCACCCGCCCGGCCCGATGGCGTGGAATATCGCGCACCGGCCCATAGAGTTGGACAAAGAGGGGAAGTCGATGGCGAACGCGCTGCAGAAATACCGGGTCTGCGTGATCGAAGACGATCCGGACGTCGCTCTGTACATGAAGACCGTGCTCGAGAAACGTGCGGACGCCGTCGTCCTGGCCATCACGAATCCGGCGCTCGCGCTCGATGGCATCGCGGATTTCGAACCCGACATGGTCATCACCGACATCGAGATGCCGGGGATCAGCGGACTCGACCTGCTCAAAGAACTCCGCCAGTCCTATCCGGGTATGCCTGTCGTCGTGATGACCGCGCATGTTTCGATCGAGTACGCCGTCTCCGCGCTGCGGAGCCAGGCCGACGAATTCCTGACGAAGCCGATCGCGTCAGCCGACCTGGTCTCCATCGTCACGCGCCTCGCCTCGAAGGGTCGACTCACCAAGGCCGCACAGGACCCCCAGGTCGTCCTGGCGGTCGGCGCGCATCCCGACGACGTGGAGATCGGCGTCGGCGGCATCCTGGCCGCGCACCGGGCGGCCGGTAACCGTGTGGTCATCCTGACGCTGTCGCGCGGTGCACGGGGAGGGGACGCCGACGACCGGCAGCACGAATCCCTCGCCGCCGCCGAGCTGCTCGGCGCGCGGCTCTTCATGGAGGATCTCGAGGACACGCAGATCTCGGCAGCCGATCCGACCGTCAGCATCATCGAGCGCGTGGTCGCGGAGGTGCGGCCCGACATCGTCTACACACACAGCGCCCACGAACGCCACCAGGATCACCGGGCGGTCCATTCGGCCACGCTGGTCGCCACCCGGTCGGTGCGCACGGTCTGCTGCTACCAGAGCCCATCGGCGACGATCGACTTCCGTCCGACCCGGTTCGTGCCCATCGACGGTTTCACCGAGGCGAAGCTGGCGCTCATCCGCTGCTACCAGTCCCAGACGGAGGTGCGTGCGTACCTCGACCCGGACTTCGTTCTCGCGACGGCGCGATACTGGTCGCGATTCGGCGGTGGCACGAGCTGTGAACCGCTCGAGGTCATCAAGGACACCGCAGACATCTCGGTGCCGGCATCGTCGATCTCGAACGCCGCACGACTGAAAGGCGATCGCACATGACCCGTGTACTCGTGACCGGTGTCGGCGGACCGGCCGGGGTCGCTGTACTCCGCTCCCTCCTGAAGCGCGA
It encodes the following:
- a CDS encoding response regulator, translating into MANALQKYRVCVIEDDPDVALYMKTVLEKRADAVVLAITNPALALDGIADFEPDMVITDIEMPGISGLDLLKELRQSYPGMPVVVMTAHVSIEYAVSALRSQADEFLTKPIASADLVSIVTRLASKGRLTKAAQDPQVVLAVGAHPDDVEIGVGGILAAHRAAGNRVVILTLSRGARGGDADDRQHESLAAAELLGARLFMEDLEDTQISAADPTVSIIERVVAEVRPDIVYTHSAHERHQDHRAVHSATLVATRSVRTVCCYQSPSATIDFRPTRFVPIDGFTEAKLALIRCYQSQTEVRAYLDPDFVLATARYWSRFGGGTSCEPLEVIKDTADISVPASSISNAARLKGDRT